One window of Leopardus geoffroyi isolate Oge1 chromosome B3, O.geoffroyi_Oge1_pat1.0, whole genome shotgun sequence genomic DNA carries:
- the NDUFB1 gene encoding NADH dehydrogenase [ubiquinone] 1 beta subcomplex subunit 1: MMNVIQIVRDHWVHILVPVGFVLGCYLDKKNDEKLTAFRNKSLLFKRELRPNEEVTWK, encoded by the exons atGATGAACGTAATTCAGATTGTTCGTGACCACTGGGTACATATACTTGTGCCTGTGGGATTTGTCCTTGGATGTTATCTAGACAAAAAGAACGATGAAAAGCTAACTGCCTTCCGGAACAAGAGTTTGTTGTTTAAAAG GGAATTGAGACCCAATGAAGAAGTCACCTGGAAGTAA